In the genome of Molothrus aeneus isolate 106 chromosome 5, BPBGC_Maene_1.0, whole genome shotgun sequence, one region contains:
- the PUS7L gene encoding pseudouridylate synthase PUS7L, with amino-acid sequence MLPSFSYLTEHTGFRGTIKNAPGDFVVTELEVPELFLGDSRAELLQKSSEAPPAQSSPCPREPKRRRTEPPGPRAPGCPQDSAPGAPGQGPGRAGGGCAASPGKREREGEPELQPGLGEAPVLESLLGKPVSELLHKFACDVKDAWGSENNADAAAREFSLGPRLDKKIRADLHSAVRQKFPFLVTLTKDNEMIVKGNPDYRELCQLVTEKETSDFFKFLDAKLENSTFSFEPDGNKEHRKTVHHFINRKFGKLLETKSFTVTDVNDQPSTSIMVRFREKSWSRKRCAGGFQEKQDVYTAFTLQKENLETLEAIGLLAAELDVLPSDFSYTGIKDKKAITLQPMVVKKVTPERLKAIGNKMEKKGMKIYNIRPARQHLRLGQLKGNHFDIVVRDLQHHSHDSSADLKERIAEAVESVETKGFVNYYGPQRFGQGQVVQTDQIGLALLNEKVVKAVKLFFTPEDTDDPVNNAKRYFHQTEDAKGTLVMLPEFKVREKMLLRALNRYGVNHEGCTKGWLNIPHSLRIFYVHAYCSKIWNEAASYRLKTYGSKVVEGDLVFLEENDESISLNDKVHVVTAAEESTNKYSIYQVVLPMVGHSIKYPSNKVGQWYRERLSKDELELCKFRVSPLQLNIPGCYRLILKNVKNLSYFLESSEKEIKIEDNHLNDLKVSLHISFDLDPSCYATVCLREIMKCDF; translated from the exons ATGCTGCCCTCCTTCAGTTACCTCACCGAGCACACCGGCTTCCGCGGCACCATCAAAAACGCGCCCGGGGACTTCGTAGTGACGGAGCTCGAGGTGCCCGAGCTCTTCCTCGGGGACTCCCGAGCTGAATTGCTCCAGAAGAGCAGCGAAGCGCCGCCGGCACAGAGCAGCCCGTGTCCGCGGGAGCCCAAAAGGCGGAGGACGGAGCCCCCCGGCCCGAGAGCCCCCGGGTGCCCCCAGGATTCTGCTCCCGGGGCTCCGGGGCAGGGCCCAGGCCGGGCGGGAGGCGGCTGTGCTGCATCCCCGGGCAAAAGAGAGCGTGAGGGAGAGCCCGAGCTGCAGCCCGGCCTCGGGgaagccccagtgttggagtcCTTGCTCGGCAAGCCCGTGAGCGAGCTGCTCCACAAGTTTGCCTGCGATGTGAAGGATGCGTGGGGCTCGGAAAACAACGCGGATGCTGCTGCTAGGGAGTTCTCGCTAGGACCGAGGCTGGACAAGAAAATTCGAGCTGATTTACACAGTGCTGTTAGGCAGAAATTCCCCTTTCTAGTCACGCTTACAAAAGACAATGAAATGATTGTAAAAGGGAATCCCGATTACAGAGAACTTTGTCAATTAGTGACTGAAAAGGAAACAAgtgatttctttaaatttttagaTGCAAAGCTCGAAAATTCTACGTTTTCCTTTGAGCCTGATGGAAacaaagagcacagaaaaacaGTTCACCACTTTATCAATAGAAAATTTGGAAAGCTTTTAGAAACAAAGTCTTTTACCGTGACAGATGTCAATGATCAGCCAAGTACATCAATAATGGTACGGTTTCGAGAAAAAAGTTGGTCCAGAAAAAGGTGTGCTGGTGGCTTTCAGGAGAAGCAAGATGTTTATACAG CTTTCACCCTTCAGAAAGAAAACCTAGAAACACTAGAAGCAATTGGCTTGTTGGCAGCTGAACTTGATGTTCTTCCTTCAGACTTCAGTTACACTGGCATCAAAGATAAGAAGGCTATCACTTTGCAGCCTATGGTGGTGAAGAAGGTGACTCCTGAGAG GTTGAAGGCAATtggaaacaaaatggaaaaaaagggtATGAAAATATACAACATCCGTCCAGCACGCCAGCACCTCAGACTTGGTCAGCTGAAGGGCAATCACTTTGACATAGTTGTGAGAGACCTCCAGCACCACAGTCATGACTCCTCTGCAGATTTGAAGGAGAGAATAGCTGAAGCAGTGGAAAGTGTTGAG ACAAAAGGTTTTGTGAATTACTATGGACCTCAACGATTTGGACAAGGACAAGTTGTTCAGACAGATCAAATAGGATTGGCTTTACTGAATGAAAAAGTG GTGAAAGCTGTGAAGTTATTTTTCACACCTGAAGATACTGATGATCCTGTAAACAATGCAAAAAGATACTTTCATCAAACTG AAGATGCAAAGGGCACACTTGTAATGCTGCCAGAATTTAAAGTAAGAGAGAAGATGTTGCTACGAGCTTTAAATCGCTATGGTGTAAATCATGAAGGTTGTACCAAAGGATGGCTCAACATTCCTCACTCCTTGCGCATATTCTATGTCCATGCTTATTGTAGTAAAATTTGGAATGAAGCAGCATCATATAGGTTGAAGACTTACGGCTCCAAAGTGGTTGAGGGTGATCTTGtcttcttggaagaaaatgatGAAAGCATTTCCCTGAATGACAAG GTTCATGTAGTCACTGCTGCAGAAGAATCAACTAACAAATACTCTATATACCAA gtGGTTCTTCCGATGGTGGGACACAGTATCAAGTATCCCAGTAATAAGGTTGGACAATGGTACCGTGAAAGACTTTCTAAGGATGAGCTGGAGTTGTGCAAATTCAGAGTGTCTCCGTTACAGCTAAATATACCTGGATGCTACAGactcattttgaaaaatgttaagAATCTCTCATATTTTTTGGAAAGTAGTGAAAAAGAGATCAAAATTGAGGACAACCATCTGAATGATTTAAAAGTCTCTCTTCATATATCATTTGACCTTGATCCTTCATGTTATGCAACAGTCTGTCTGagagaaataatgaaatgtgatttttaa